In Myxococcota bacterium, the DNA window GGGACGCCTCTGCGGGCTTCTGTCGGCGATTCCCGACCCTCAGTGCTCAGATAGGTGGCGAGACGAATCGCGAAGGGCCGGCAGGCGCTGTCTCAGAACGTGGCTCGAGCTCCAGAAGCACTGCGTCCCGGCAGCCGTCCTGGGGCGTTGGAACCGCGCAGAGCTCTCTATTCGTCCGAGGTCTGAGCCGACGTGCGGGTGACACCATCAAGGAAGTCGAATCAAGAGTGTTCGGCTGGCGCTGGCGAAGGTCTGTTCGTTGCTCACCGCTAGGGCAGCGATCCCACATCAAAAGCGAGAGCGCCCTCTGGCCCGACCATCAAGCGCCGGAGTCACGGCCCGGGGTTGAGGCAGCGGCTTCACCAAGACGAAGGATGTCTCATCAGAGCGTGGTTCGAAAATCTCTACTCTGTGTCTCTCTACGTGGCGCTGACCAGCTTCTCAGCGTGCCGAATGCCTTTCGGAGTCATCTCGAACAGGAGCTCTCCGTCTTCGCTTTCGTCTACGACTCTAAACTGGCCGGTGCCGACATTCACGTACATCCAGAATTTCGCCACCCACTCGTCTTCTTCTGTTATCCACGGCGCACGGAATGCTCCTTCTGAGAGCCAGATCTTGTTTCGGCGAAACCTTCGCGCAAGTTCCGCTACCTGGTCCTTCGGGTAGCCGGTGTACGCGGCCAGTTTCGTAACGTCTGTGCCTACGTACATGGTGGACAGTAGTACTGCAGCGGCGACGAATGCCTCGTGATCTCGTTCAAGCTCAGGGTCCCACTCCTCTATTGCCAAGACTACCTGGCCGAACGGTGGTGGGGTTCCATCATCGCTCGCCTCGGAGAATGAGACGATATTGTCATTGTTCATACGGGTACTCCTTTTCTGTTCTCTCTTGTGCAATCGCCGAAGCACGATAAAGGTTGTCTTGGGATGAGTCAACACTTTATTGTGTATTCTTGGATTCGCTCCGTACCCTGACCAAGGGGACGAGGGTGGGACTGCCTACGTCAGCGCGAGGTTCGCGAGATCGGAGCGGAGGTAGCGGCCGCGCAGCGAACTCGTACCAAGACAGTCTGCCGCCGGAAGCTCGCGGCTTGGCTACAAGCTCACCCCGGAACCGAGACGAGACCCAGCGCTATCTGAATCTTCTTCCCACACCCTTCACACGTCCAGCGCGTACCGACCTCGATCTCGTCTTTCCAGATCCAGACAGCCACATCGCATTCCGGCCCCGGGCAGACAGCCTTCTCCTGGGCGGGTCGCCAAGTGACTCCACGATCGCTGTTCTCGCGGACCGTATAGACTGCGCCACACGCAAAGCAGCGTGCCTCGCGTTCTTGGGCGTCCGGGATTCGTTTTCGGATCGGCTTCGCACAGCGCCCGCATTGAATAGTCGCGAAGTTTCCAAACGTCAGATTGAAAACTCCAGACGCAAGCACATCCTCAAGCTTCGCAGCGACTTCCGCGCATCGTGACCGCAATCTCGCCAGCCGCTCGCTATCCGTCGCTTGATCGAGCTGACCGAGCGTCGGCATATGCAGGTACGAGCCAAGCGCGTCGTAGTGCTTCTTCAACGCTGAGTTGTCGAGCACAACCTCAGCTCCGATCTCCCTCATCTCATCCGGACGCTCGCCGAACTCGGTCTCTATTCCGAACCTGAGGGTCGAGCTCGCATCCGCATGTGGGTCAATCTCCAGCAGGAGTGCCAAGAGCTTGCGCGGCTGCCACGTCAAGTACTCCTCTGGCGGGATCTCAGAACGGTATGCCTCCGCGCGGTCGTAGGTTAACGCCTCCATCGCTAGCCTAAGCTCCAAAGCGGCATATCGAAGACCGTGATCGCCAGCCCTCGTCATCTCCGAAGCCCTATCTAGAGCCTCTCGAGCTAGGTTGCGAAAGTTCTCCCGCATTTCCCCTCCGAAGAGTCCGGAGCTCCGAGAAGCGCAGCACCTAAAGCTCTACGCATAGATTCGCTCGGAGCTGGACTTCGCGAAAACCGCAAGACCCACGAGCTCTTCTTGAGCATCGGACTCGACTCGCTCTACGTCGAGGAACTCCGACTTGGGCAGGAACAGACCCGACAATCGCACCTGCTGCCGCAACACGCCGCCCGAGTTCGACTGACGGCCTTGTTAACGAAGCCTTAACCCGATTCCTCTAGGGTTGAATGTGGAGGAACGCCAATGGACGAAACCAAACAAGCCGGTAAGCGAGCGAGTCGAGCCACGGCGGGCACGGTCTCGTCCGGAGACCTAACGACCGCGTATCGTATCGCGGCAAATCTCGTGGCCGATCACGGGGATACATATCTCCCCTTGTTCGAGCGCCTCGATCTCGAGATCACTGCCCGTGACGAGAGGCGGGCGATTCTCGATCGGGCTGCTGAAGTTGCCAAGCAAGCCCCGGGACACGCGCGCGATGATTCTCAGTCGCCGAGCTAGCAGATGCGCCCGCGCCTCAGTGACTGTCACACAAATTGGTACACAAACTGGCACACATTCTGCCGCTACGGTGATTCGACCCGGGAAGGGAATCGTTTCAGATCAATGCGTTAGCAGGCGAGGCCGTCTAGGTCGAATCCGGCCCGGGGAGCCACAATCCCCTCTCATCTGACTTCAAGACAACCCGCCAAGCCACTCAGGGCACTGAACAACGCTGATCAACAGACGCATTATTGTGTTGACAGTTGTGTGACATTGGTATACGAATTGGTACACATTCTGGCACACACGGAGGTACACAGTTTGTGATCTGAAACCATGAGCGACTACTTGATCCAGAGGAACGGGTACTTCTACTACTACCGGCGCGTTCCCAAACATCTGGCTCCCATCGAGCCCCGCGAGCACATCAAGATCTCGCTACGCACCAGGGACAAGGCCCTGGCCCGAAAACGCGCCCTCATTCACAACGAGAGCACCGAACGCTATTGGCGTGAGCTTGGCGCCGCGCCCACAATCGAGGATGGCGACCAATACCGCGCTGCGGTCCAAACCGCGCGCCTTCATGGCTTTGTCTATCGCGACATCATTGATCTCTCCGCCAACGCGGAGCTCACCGAGGTTGTGAATCGCCTCCTCGCGTTACGAGATGCCACCCCAGCGGCAGAAGGCAATTCGCTCCTCCGCGATGCCCTTCTGGGGACAGCGAGCAGGCCCGAGGTGCTCCTAAGTCAGGCCTTCGACATCTATCGCCCACGTTGCGTTGACCGCTTATCCGGAAAGTCGGATCTACAGATCCGAAAATGGGAGAACCCGCGGCGACTCGCGATCGAGAACTTCATTCGTGCTGTAGGAGACAAGCCGATCGCTGATGTCTGCCGCAAGGACGTCCTTGCGTTTCAGGATTGGTGGATCGCGCGTATTCGGGACGAGGGCATAAGATCCGCCACGGCCAACAAGCAGTTGCGGCAGGTCAGAGACATCCTGTCGAGTGTCGTCATCGCATGCGAGCTGAGTTCTGATGATGCGGATGTACACACTATGTTCGCGAAGATCCAGTTCCTCTCTACGGATGGGAGCCGCCGGTCGTTCGAGGCATCCTACGTCCAAGACGTTCTTCTTACAGGCGACGCATTGGATGGGATGAACAACGAATCCCGAGCGCTCGTCTACCTCATGGCTGATACCGGTGCTCGCGTGTCGGAGATCTCAGGCCTTCTCGCTGAGGACATCCGCTTGGATACGCGCATCCCGTTTATTCACATCCGCGCGAATGAGAAGCGTGACCTTAAGACCCCGAGCTCCGAGCGTAAGATTCCACTCGTTGGAGCAGCACTCTTTGCAGCGCAACAATTTCCGGACGGCCTGTCGCGATACTCGAGTGCGGATAGTGCCTCGAGCCAGGTCAACAAGTACCTCAGAGAGAACCGGCTGAATCCAACGAAACAGCATTCGCTCTATTCGCTGCGACACACCTTTAAGGATCGGCTGCGTGACGTTCAGGCCCCCGAAGAGGTCATCGACAACCTCATGGGTCACAAATCTCGGGGGCCCAAGTACGGCCGCGGGCACATCCTCGAAACGAGGCTCGAATGGCTAGAGCGAATCGCCTACGACGCGTCCGAAATCACATGGGTATGATGGCGAGCTCGCGCCAATATGCACGGCCTCGCTCGCTCGGATTCTCGTTCTAGCCCAGCAAGAGCTGGCAAGCCGAGTGGGGGATTTCTAGGCGAGGATCTTGAGGTAGGGGTCGATCGGCCCGGCTTCGCTGTGGCGGCTCTTGGAGCCGGGCCTGCAAGCGCGGTTGCGCGGCGAGGCCTACAGGTCAGGGTGTAGGCTTCCGATAGCCAGATCGAAGGGCTTTCTAGGAGATGCGCTCATGAAGTTTGGTCTTGTGCTTGCCGCAATCGCACTTCTCGCTTCCGCAGGGCTCGCCTACGCTGCGCTTGATGTAAACCCGAGGGCGGCTGTCGAGTACTACCCCGGACATACCCACGAGGGTGAGACGACGATCGGGGCTCCGTCGCATAGTGGCGGAACCGATAAGTGGGGCTGTCACAACGCCTCACGGCCGTATCACTGCCACTGAGCCCGGCTTGGCGAGGCCCACGGCGCGGCGCGAGGCGCGCGCCTGGTTCTCGCTTGACAACTGAACACCCGACGCGCGGGCCCTCTGTCCATAGGCCGGGGGGCTTCGGGCGTCAGCCTTCGAGCGCGTCGGAGATTCCAAGAACGGCGCGCTTTCGAAGCTCGTTCGTCGAGGCCACATATCGCTCGACGACGCCGAGCCCGCTCCAGCCTCCGAGATCACGAACGGTCTCGATGTCGGTTCCGTTCGCGAGCGCTAGGGAAGCGAACGAGCGGCGAAGCATGTGTAGGCCCGGCTTGGTGGCAGGGTCGAAGAGATCCGCATCCTCGAAGGCCGTTCGCACGGCTGCGCAGAGGGGCTTGAGAGGCCAGCGCGAGCCTGTCTTCTCGTTGCGCTGAAACACCCAGTCCGAATCGGACGAATTCGCGAGCCGCAGCCGGTGTAGTCGCAGAGCTCTGATCAGCGCTGGGGAGCAATCGATCGTCCGCTCAGCGTGATTCTTTGGAGCGAAGTCTTCGGCTTCTGGCTTGGAGCAGATGTGAATCACGCCTTCAGCCAACTCTACGTCCCGCCATAGCAGCGCTCGCAGCTCAGAGTTCCGCATACCCGTGTGTGCAGCCGTGAGCAGCACGATTCGGACCCTCGGCGCGGCCGCGTCCAGGAGATCTCTGATCTGTGCTGCTGAGAGGATAGTTGGGGCAGGGCGGGCCTCTCGGAGCAGCTTGATGGGGCAGGGCAAGCGATCAAGCTCGCTGTCGTCCACAGCGAGCCGGAGAGACGCTTTGAGGAGCCTGAGCGCTTGGTTGATCGTGGGCGGTCTCAGGCCATCTTCACGGCGTCTCGCGCAGAACTTGGAAACGTCCGAACGACGGAGCGTGTCGGCGGGTTTCTGGCCTAGGAGACGCTTCAGCGGTCGCGAGACAGTGAGGGCTGACTTCACCGTACGAGGTCGGGAGCCCTTGTCGCGGAGGTGCTGGATGTAGCGGTCGACGGCCGCAGCGACCGTGAGCCTCGAACCTCTAGGAGCGGGCGGTGGGGTTTGGGCTGGGACACCGCGCCGGGCGACTCGTTCCTTTGTGGCCTGGAGCTCGAGCAGCTCGCGTTCGGCCTCGAGCCGGGTCTTGCCCGCCGAGCGCCGAATCCTCCTCCCACCGATCCGAATGTCGACATACCAGCGCCCACCGCGCGGGTACACCTTTCCATCATCAGAGCGCATGATCTCGTCCGATCCGCCCGAGATTCCGAAGGGCGGCGACTGTGCCCAACGTGTGTCCGTTCGACCGCGCGCGGACACAGGTTGAGTAGGGTGCGTTTCTGATGGGAAACCAGGCGGTTAGGAGCGTCTCCGGGACTGCTGTGTCGCTCTTTTAATCCGAGGGTCGGGGGTTCGAGCCCCCCACGGCCTACCAACACAAGCGACGCCGAACCCGCTCGCTCGCTGCCTGGCCTACGCCGGGCCCAGCTTGTCGAGGTCGAGCGGCAGCTTCGCTCCGAGCCAGAGCGCGTCCTCGTCGTGCTCGCGTCGCACGTTCCCGTGCAGCGGATGCACGAGCACCGAGCGACCGTCGCGGTGACGCAGCAGCCACGCGAGCACGGTGGACAGCTGGTGCGTCTCGAAGGGCAGCTGGAACATCGGCTCGGCGTGCGGGCCGACCGGCTGGGCGCGCAGCCGCCCCACGCGAATGCTGTCGAGCTCCTGCTCCGCCCGAGTGTGGAGTTCCTGCAAACCGGACTCGCCGGTCGGGTCGTAGACGTGGGCGTGGTAGCCGGTCGGGTCGACGCGATCGCTCATCGGGAGGCTCCGGGTGCCAAGGCCGCGCGCGCATCGGTCAGGGCTTCGGCCAGTCTGGCTTCCCCTCCCGCCACCAGCCCGTCGGCAGCGTAGATCTGGATCTCACCCACGCCGATGAACGCGAGGACGTGCCGCAGGTAGGGCGTCGCGAAGTCGACGGGGCTGCCCACGGGCGTTCCACCGCTCGCGACGGCGAGGTACGCCGGAATGCCCGAGAGCAACCCCTCGGGTCCGTTCGCCGTGTAGCGGAAGGTCTCGCGCGCGCGCACCACCAGGTCGATCCAGGCCTTGAGGGCTGCGGGGATCCCGAAGTTGTAGATCGGGACGGAGAGGACGAGCGCGTCGGCCGCGCGCAGCTCCTCGATCGGATCGGTCGACACCGCGAGCCGCTCCCGCTGCTCGGGCGTGCGCGCGCCCGCGTCGGTGAAGAACGCCGTGACGAGGGTCTCGTCCAGGAGTAGCGGCGGCTGTGTCGTCAGGTCGCGCGTGGTGAGCTGCCAGTCGTCGCCCGAACTGGCGCGAAGGGATTCGACGATGGCATCGGCGAGCTGGCGACTCGCCGAGTCGCTGCGCCGGGCGCTGGAGTCGATGCGGAGTACGTGCACGAGAACATCTCCTGGGCGCATGCTGCGCCACGGGTCGGTCAGGCAGGGTCGCAGGTCGGGTCGGGGGTGAAGACGCGTGGCGCGCCAGCCACGGTGGGCAGCGCGGCCCGCAGCAGCTCGATCAACTCCTCGGTGACCACCGGCGCTTCGAGTTCGGTGTGGCCGGCGGGGACCAGGCTCGTCGAATCGGCGCCCGGGAGCAGCGCGCTCGAGACCCGTACGACGTCGTCCGAGCCGTCACCCACGTCACCGATCACGTTGTGGAAGCGGACGTTCGCGGGGACCGGAAGGTCGGCCAGCGGTGCCAGCAGGGGGTGGTCCGGGGCAAGGGCACGAATACTGGTCGGCCCTCCCGCTTCGAAATAGGACCGGAAGCGTGGCCGCAATGCGTCGGCGTCGGAGGCGGCCACGCGTCGGAAGAGCTCGGTGAACTCGGGCGGAAGCTCGATGAGCGCGTTGCCGAGCGCTCCCGCCAGACCACCGGCGAGGTCGCTCCCGCGATGGGGCGACATCACGAAGATCGCGCGCTCGATCGACGGCATCGGGTTCAACCAGAAGAGCGATTCGAGGAGCGCGCGATCCGCATCCGAGACCCTCAGCTTCGCCGGGGGGACCCGGAACACCTCGCGCCATAGCCGGTCCCCGCTCTTCGAGATCGATGCCTTCAGCAACAGGCCGCCCATGCTGTGGCCCACCGCGACGATGCCCGCGTCGTGGCCGAGCGCCTCGAGGGTCCGGCGCAGCGTTCGTCGCATCTCGCGCGAAGTCCACAGATAGGGCACGCCGGTCGCATAGAAGTAGTGCCAGACCTGGTAGTGGCGACGCAGCTCGGGTTCGCCGTAGACGGCGTTGGTGAGCGCGCTCCAAACGGAAGGACTCGAGCCCAGGCCATGCACCATCAGGAGCGGCGTCCTGGCTGGGTCGTAGGGCTCGAGGAGGAAGAGTCCCTCGCGCTCCTTCGAGAACGCGCGCAGGAGCCCTGTGCGTCCTTCCCGGGTGAGCCTCGCCGAATCGAGCAGCCGCGAATAGGGCACCGTGAGATCCGCGGCCAGACTGAGTCGCCGTCCCTCGAGCCGGGCCGCGTCGAAGCGACGCGGGTCCACCCAGGAGACCCGTGCGCAGTCGGTCGACGGAAAACTCAGGAGTGCCGTGGCGGGAGTGAAGCGCCCCTCCGGCGGGAACTTCGCCCAGGGAATCGGCGAGGGGGGCGCGCGACCCTCGAGCGATACGGGCAGCCCGTCCCCCGGAGTCTGGTAGTGGCGCAGTCCTTCCACGCGGACGCGCTGCGTGGGGACGACCCGGAGCTCCGCGTCGCGCGGCGCGAACGCGATCCCTGTCAGCTCCGCCTCTGGCACAGCGAGAAGCGAGGCGAGCGCCCGGCGTCGGGACGCGCGCGCGCGAGCGGATGCGGGATCTTCGGCCGTTTCGCGGCGGGCGTCGGCGAGCTCGGCGGCGATGCGTTCCGTCGTCGGCGCAGCCTCTGTCCGAAGGCGGGTCTGAACGGGGTTTGCGCACGCCACCGCGACGGCGATTGCGACGAAGCTCCCGAGCGCGCGAGCTGCGGCCAAGCCGCGCTCCCAAGGGAGGCGGCGACAGGGTGCTTCGACGGACACGACGTGGAAAGACGGGAGAGGCACGGGACTCGCAGGTGGCGCCATCCCAGTGTAGGGAGCACGGCGGCACGCGCGCGTCGAGGCGCCGAGCTGGGCAGAGCGGTCGGCAGGGGAGGGGACGGCAACACCCGCCCGCCCCCTCCCGCGCCTGGCGCGGGCGCTACATGCAGCCGGCGGTGCCGGCGCAGCCGAGGCCCGAGGGGCCGGGCGCCCCGGAGCCCGTGAACATGTCGAGGAAGAGCGGATTGAAGTCCTCTCCGTCCACGTCGTTGTCGCAGTCGAAATCCGAGATCGGGTTGCCCAGCTGCGGGAGACACGCGGCCGTATTCGGCGGAATCGTGGAACTGAAGTGCTGGAGGAAGGCGCACGGGTCGCTCGGCGTGGGCTGGTTGAAGTCGGCGCCGTCGACGTCGAAGTCGTTGTCGAGGTCGGCGTCGCAGAAGTTCCCGTAGCCGTCCATGTCGACGTCGCAGTTGAACGGTGGCGGGTTGGGAACGTTGACGCAGTTGTCGATGGCGTCGGGTACGCCGTCGCCGTCCGTGTCCGGCGCGAGTCCGGCGAGGACCGCGCTCGGGAACGCGATGGCGAAGGCGATGGCGATGGCAGTCAAGAAATAGGACTTCACGAAGACACTCCTCGATCGGTCCGCACCCGAGATCATCGAACCGCCCGAGCGCTCGCCGGTCAAGCCGAAACGCGGCTCCGGGTGCTGGGGATTTCCTGGGGAGCGCAATCGGAGAGCGCTGACGCTTCCTCGTGTCGACTCACCCTTGTGTCGATCGCGGGCGGTCCGTCTCCCAAGAAAAAGCGGGCCGCGCCAAGAGGCGCGACCCGCTGGAGCGGGCGCAGGCGAGACGGCGTCGGGCCGCCTCGCCGGAATCGTCGTCTCAGACGCGCTCGATGATCACCGCGGGGGCCATGCCGCCGGCCGCGCACATCGTGATCAGCGCCTTGTTCCCGCCAGAGCGCTCGAGCTCGTCCAGGGCCGTACCGATCAGGATCGCGCCGGTGGCGCCGATCGGGTGGCCGAGGGCCATGGCGCCACCGTTCACGTTCACCTTCTCGCGGTCGAGGTCGAGGTCGCGGATGAACTTCTCCGCCACTACCGAGAAGGCTTCGTTGATCTCGAAGACGTCGATGTCGTCGGTGGTGAGCCCCGCCTTCTCGAGCACCTTCTTCGCGGCCGGCACCGGAGCGTTGAGCATCAGCGTCGGGCAGTCGCCCATGTTGGCGGTCGCGATGATCCGCGCGCGCGGCTTCAGGCCCGACTGCTTCACCTGGTTCTCGGAGGCGAGCAGCAGGGCGCCCGCGCCGTCCACCACACCCGACGAGTTGCCGGCGTGGTGGATGTGGTTGATCTCGCCGAGGTCGGTGTACTTCTGCTTGATCAGGTCGCCGTAGGTGGTGCCCTGCTCGTCGATCGGGATGCCCGCCCAGGCCGCGAAGGAGGGCTTCAAGCTCGTGAGCTTCTCCATCGTCGTGCCCGGTCGCGGGAACTCTTCCTTGTCGAGGGCGACGCTGCCGTCCTCGTTGTGCACCGGGACGAGGGCGCCGTCGAAACGGCCTTCCTTGATGGCGCGCTCGGCACGCTGCTGCGACACGAGGGCCAGCTGGTCGACGGCATCGCGGTCGATGCCTTCGATCGTCGCGATCGCATCGGCGCACACACCCTGTTGGGACTGGGGGTGCTTCTTGCGCAGCGAGAGGTTGCCGCTGTCGATCATCGGCGGCGTCGTCGGGTCCGCCGACGCGGCCGTGTAGCTCATCATCTCGGTGCCGCCGGCGATCACGAGATCTTCCATCCCGGACATGACCTGGGCCGCGGCGAGGTTCACGCTGGTGATCCCGGAGCCGCAGAAGCGGTCGAGGGTCACACCCGAGGCCTTGACGTCGTAGCCGGCGTCGAGCGCGGCCATGCGGCCGAGGTCGCCCCCCTGGCTCCCGCGCTGGGAGCTGGTGCCCCAGATGATGTCGTCGACGCGGGAGGTGTCGAGGTCGTTCCGCTCGGCGAGGGCCTTGAGGACCGTGGCGCCGAGGTGCTGGGGATGGAGGTGGGCGAGGGCGCCCTTGCCGACCTTGCCGATGCCCCGGGGCGTGCGGCAGGCGTCGATGATGAAAGCGTCGGACATCGGGAAGTCTCCTTTGGCGGGGTTGGGGGCAACGGCGATCCCGTGCCGCCGGCATTGTACTGGCGCCCCCTCGGATGTCAGGGGCGGCCGGGAAGGGCTGCAGTACAGGGTGGCTGGAAGTCAGGAGGGCCTGCCGGGCGGTGTTCCAGGGCCCGCGCCCGGTATCTTCGCGTCACGCCGATCGCCGTCGCGAGCCGCGAGAACGAGGAGAGCCGGTGCCCGGAGAGCGCGTGGTTGCCGAGACGCTGCCCGACCCGCTCGAGCTGGACGCGCTCCTTCGACGCTACGGCGCGGAGGAGGCGCTGCCCTACCTCGGTGAGCTGAGCTGGTTGCGCCTGGTGGCGTTCGCCGCGAGCCGCCAGGTCGCCGATCCGCCGCTGCCCTATCTGACCTACCCGCTGTTTCGCGAGTACGGCGAGGCGCGGAACTACGACCTCGAGGAGACTCGCGCGGGGTGGGAGCTGCTGCTCACCGGCCGCCTGAACGAGTTCCTGCCCCAGGTGACGCGGCATCTGATCCGCTCGACGGGTCGGATCCCGCCCGAAGTGGAGGCGCTGCTGCGTCACCCGCCTTTCGGCGTCGAGGTGAAGCCCGACGTCTTCGACCCGCCGACCCACCTGCCCGAGACCGTCTGGGCGCAGCTGTGGGACGACTTCCGCGTCTGGCGCGGTCAGACCAGCGCCGACCGGCTGCACTATCGCCGTGATCTCCTGTTCCGAGACACGCTTCGCCGGGTCTACGAGCAGGCGTCGGCCGGGGCCGTGTGCGCCTGGGCCGATGAGATCACCGGGTTGCGTTCCGTCCAGCTGGCGCTGCTCGTCTACGCAGAGTTCAACGGCGTGGCGCTGCGCCTCGAGGACATCGAAGGGGTGCGGCAGGCACTGCGCGCAGGCGACCTCACAGCCCTGATCGAGGCGGGCCTCGCCTTCTTCGCCGAGCAGGGTCCCGACGCGGCCTACCGTTTCCTGACGGACTGATGCTCACTCGCCCAACCGCGACGCCATCGCGCGTCGAGGCGGCTCGACGCTCGACCCTCTAGACTGCGCACTCTTTCGAGGAGCCCCCATGGCCGACGAGACCCCGCGTTCCTTCTCCGACCGCCTCGCGGTTCAGCCCGACAAGCCGGCCGAGCTGGTGGCGGCAGCGACCGTCATCCTGCTGCGCGACTCCGACGACGGGCTCGAGACCCTGATGCTGCGCAAGAACTCGAAGATCGCCTTCGGAGGGATGTGGGTCTTTCCGGGGGGTCGCATCGACGATGACGACGGATCTCCCGACGATCCGATGGAAGAGCGGGCGCGCTTGGCCGCGGTGCGCGAGGCCGAAGAGGAGGCGTCGCTCGACCTGGATCCCGACGGCCTGGTCTGGTTCTCCCACTGGACGCCGCCGCCGGTCGAGATCCGGCGCTTCTCCACCTGGTTCTTCGCGGCGCCGGCGCCGAGCAGCGAGGTGACGATCGACGACGGCGAGATCACCGACAGCCGCTGGCTCTCCCCTCGCGCGGCGCTCGACCAGCAGCGCGAGGGCGAGATCGAGCTGGTGCCGCCGACCTTCGTGACGCTCCACTACCTGCAGCCCTATGACACCGCAGCCGAGGCCCTGGCCGGACTGGGCGGGGACGGCTTGCGCCGCTACGTGACGCAGATCGGCAAGGGCGATGAGGGCATGGTCGTGATGTGGGAAGGGGACGCGGGCTACGACGCGCGCGATCCCAATCTGCCTGGGGCACGGCATCGGCTCACGATGTCGAAGCAGGGCTACCACTTCGACGACTCGGGCGTCGCGTAGCCGCCCCGGCCGAGGCCTCCGCCGGAGGATCAGGGGGCGGGTGGTCCACTGCTCACGGCGGGCAGCGCCGTGTCTTCTGCGCCGAAGGCCGGTGCCGGGGTCGTCTCGTGGGAGGCTGCGATCACGTGCTCCGACGCGATCAGGTGTTCGACCAGGATGCGCCCGACTTCCATGATCGTCCCGGGGTGGGACTGGGTGGAGTGGCCCGAGCGCACCACGCGTTCGCTCTGCACGCCTTCGATGTGGGCGCTCTCGTAGGCGACCACTCCGTCGGCGCCTTCCTCGACCGGACCGTCTCCCTGCACGGCGATGATCGAGTGGGCGCTCACGTGGGGGGCGATCGGTAGCGAGCGCAGGGTGACCAGGAAGGGATTCGACGGCGTCATGTTGTCGATCGCGGTCGGGATCGTGTCGAGCGCGTCGTGGTCGATGAGGTCGGGGTTCAGCCGCACGGCGGTCGCGAATGCATCGACCATCAGGACCGGTAGGGTCACGAGGCCCGACACCCACTTCGCCGCACTCCAGAGGGTGAGATAGCTGCCGCCGTGGGGCGTCGCGATGAAGACGACCCGCTTCACGTAGGGGAGTGGTTCGAAGAAGAGGCTGCGGCGCAAGACGTGTGCCGACTCGGCGTCGAGCTCGAGGTCTTCGAAGGGGGCCTCGAAGCGCCAGAACTGGTCCCCGCTGTCCACCGAAGTGAGCTTCGTCAGCAGCCCGCCCTGGCTGTGCCCGATCACCACCATGTTGCGCAGCACAGGGTCGCGGCCGTTCGGGTCCAGCTCGTCCACCGCGTTCTGGAGGGACTCGCGCAAGAGTCCGGCCGAGAACGAGACCGGCTGGCCCGTGTCGTAGGTGAAGAGCCAGACCTGGAAGTTCTCGCGCAGGATCGGGATGCCCATCACTTCGTTCACGAGCTCGGCCCAGCGCCCCGGGCTCGAAGCGGTGCCGTGGACGAGCACCAGCGGGATTCGCCCCGGGCTGTACGGGTGGAGCAGGAAGAGGCCCTTCCCGAACTGCTCGGGAGGACGGATCCCGTAGTTGCCGAAGAACGCCGCGAGTTCACTCTCCCAGAACCGCGAGAGGGTGAGCGTGCTCGCGAGCGCCGCCGTCGTCTCGAACTCGAGGGGAACGGGGCGCCCGCTCACCTCGATCTCGTCGCCGGCGTCGGCCGCGTGGATGTTCACGTGCCCACGGAGGCGCCCGGTCT includes these proteins:
- a CDS encoding DUF6538 domain-containing protein, which translates into the protein MSDYLIQRNGYFYYYRRVPKHLAPIEPREHIKISLRTRDKALARKRALIHNESTERYWRELGAAPTIEDGDQYRAAVQTARLHGFVYRDIIDLSANAELTEVVNRLLALRDATPAAEGNSLLRDALLGTASRPEVLLSQAFDIYRPRCVDRLSGKSDLQIRKWENPRRLAIENFIRAVGDKPIADVCRKDVLAFQDWWIARIRDEGIRSATANKQLRQVRDILSSVVIACELSSDDADVHTMFAKIQFLSTDGSRRSFEASYVQDVLLTGDALDGMNNESRALVYLMADTGARVSEISGLLAEDIRLDTRIPFIHIRANEKRDLKTPSSERKIPLVGAALFAAQQFPDGLSRYSSADSASSQVNKYLRENRLNPTKQHSLYSLRHTFKDRLRDVQAPEEVIDNLMGHKSRGPKYGRGHILETRLEWLERIAYDASEITWV
- a CDS encoding alpha/beta hydrolase; amino-acid sequence: MAAARALGSFVAIAVAVACANPVQTRLRTEAAPTTERIAAELADARRETAEDPASARARASRRRALASLLAVPEAELTGIAFAPRDAELRVVPTQRVRVEGLRHYQTPGDGLPVSLEGRAPPSPIPWAKFPPEGRFTPATALLSFPSTDCARVSWVDPRRFDAARLEGRRLSLAADLTVPYSRLLDSARLTREGRTGLLRAFSKEREGLFLLEPYDPARTPLLMVHGLGSSPSVWSALTNAVYGEPELRRHYQVWHYFYATGVPYLWTSREMRRTLRRTLEALGHDAGIVAVGHSMGGLLLKASISKSGDRLWREVFRVPPAKLRVSDADRALLESLFWLNPMPSIERAIFVMSPHRGSDLAGGLAGALGNALIELPPEFTELFRRVAASDADALRPRFRSYFEAGGPTSIRALAPDHPLLAPLADLPVPANVRFHNVIGDVGDGSDDVVRVSSALLPGADSTSLVPAGHTELEAPVVTEELIELLRAALPTVAGAPRVFTPDPTCDPA
- a CDS encoding NAD(P)H-dependent oxidoreductase, which produces MHVLRIDSSARRSDSASRQLADAIVESLRASSGDDWQLTTRDLTTQPPLLLDETLVTAFFTDAGARTPEQRERLAVSTDPIEELRAADALVLSVPIYNFGIPAALKAWIDLVVRARETFRYTANGPEGLLSGIPAYLAVASGGTPVGSPVDFATPYLRHVLAFIGVGEIQIYAADGLVAGGEARLAEALTDARAALAPGASR
- a CDS encoding acetyl-CoA C-acetyltransferase, with the protein product MSDAFIIDACRTPRGIGKVGKGALAHLHPQHLGATVLKALAERNDLDTSRVDDIIWGTSSQRGSQGGDLGRMAALDAGYDVKASGVTLDRFCGSGITSVNLAAAQVMSGMEDLVIAGGTEMMSYTAASADPTTPPMIDSGNLSLRKKHPQSQQGVCADAIATIEGIDRDAVDQLALVSQQRAERAIKEGRFDGALVPVHNEDGSVALDKEEFPRPGTTMEKLTSLKPSFAAWAGIPIDEQGTTYGDLIKQKYTDLGEINHIHHAGNSSGVVDGAGALLLASENQVKQSGLKPRARIIATANMGDCPTLMLNAPVPAAKKVLEKAGLTTDDIDVFEINEAFSVVAEKFIRDLDLDREKVNVNGGAMALGHPIGATGAILIGTALDELERSGGNKALITMCAAGGMAPAVIIERV
- a CDS encoding DOPA 4,5-dioxygenase family protein; the protein is MSDRVDPTGYHAHVYDPTGESGLQELHTRAEQELDSIRVGRLRAQPVGPHAEPMFQLPFETHQLSTVLAWLLRHRDGRSVLVHPLHGNVRREHDEDALWLGAKLPLDLDKLGPA
- a CDS encoding site-specific integrase → MRSDDGKVYPRGGRWYVDIRIGGRRIRRSAGKTRLEAERELLELQATKERVARRGVPAQTPPPAPRGSRLTVAAAVDRYIQHLRDKGSRPRTVKSALTVSRPLKRLLGQKPADTLRRSDVSKFCARRREDGLRPPTINQALRLLKASLRLAVDDSELDRLPCPIKLLREARPAPTILSAAQIRDLLDAAAPRVRIVLLTAAHTGMRNSELRALLWRDVELAEGVIHICSKPEAEDFAPKNHAERTIDCSPALIRALRLHRLRLANSSDSDWVFQRNEKTGSRWPLKPLCAAVRTAFEDADLFDPATKPGLHMLRRSFASLALANGTDIETVRDLGGWSGLGVVERYVASTNELRKRAVLGISDALEG